One window of Armatimonadota bacterium genomic DNA carries:
- the argH gene encoding argininosuccinate lyase, translating into MNEPGGHRMWGGRFQGRLHPHLARFTASLPVDIRLLPYDLRASLAHARMLLRQGIVPPQPGAQLVDALREMLLQAEAGSFPPDQQAEDVHTLIEAELFRRIGDAAGWLHTARSRNDQVVTAFRLWAKEAASSAVGAVVRVQDALLGLVERDGHLLLPAYTHLQRAQPALLGHHLLAYVWMLVRDGHRLRRAYEAADVLPLGSGAAVGVSFPVDRQAVARMLGFSRTSENSLDATSDRDFAVELLDALALLMTHLSRWAAEAVIWSTEEFGFLLLTDAVATGSSIMPQKRNPDAAELIRGRWGRVAGNRDALLGVLKGLPLGYQRDLQEDKLLVFEATDATMEALEALAVLLAEARFRPERMRAALDAGFVTATEVSDFLVGRGIPFRQAHNLAGQVVRHAEAQGKTLDDLTPEEWAALLPELDGAAVEQLRRAVTPEAAVQAKDVPGGTAPGQVRASAARAAAEVGRLRAWAAEAEAEEQRVREALRAPA; encoded by the coding sequence GTGAATGAGCCCGGCGGGCACCGGATGTGGGGTGGGCGCTTTCAGGGGAGGCTGCACCCGCACCTGGCCCGCTTCACCGCCTCCCTCCCGGTAGACATCCGCCTGCTGCCTTACGACCTGCGGGCCAGCCTGGCCCACGCGCGGATGCTTCTCCGGCAGGGCATCGTGCCGCCGCAGCCGGGCGCGCAGCTCGTCGATGCACTGCGGGAGATGCTGCTTCAGGCCGAGGCGGGGAGCTTTCCCCCGGACCAGCAGGCGGAGGACGTCCACACCCTGATCGAGGCGGAGCTCTTCCGGCGGATAGGTGACGCCGCGGGCTGGCTGCACACCGCGCGCAGCCGGAATGACCAGGTGGTTACCGCTTTCCGCCTGTGGGCCAAGGAGGCGGCCTCTTCGGCTGTGGGCGCGGTGGTGCGGGTCCAGGATGCGCTGCTGGGCCTGGTGGAGCGGGACGGACACCTCCTCCTGCCCGCCTACACGCACCTGCAGCGGGCGCAGCCGGCCCTGTTGGGGCACCACCTGCTGGCCTATGTCTGGATGCTGGTCCGCGACGGCCACCGTCTGCGTCGAGCCTACGAAGCGGCGGACGTGCTGCCCCTGGGCTCAGGGGCGGCCGTAGGCGTCTCCTTCCCGGTGGACCGCCAGGCGGTGGCGCGGATGCTGGGTTTTTCCCGCACCAGCGAGAACAGCCTGGACGCCACCAGCGACCGGGACTTCGCGGTGGAGCTGCTGGATGCCCTGGCCCTTTTGATGACCCACCTCTCCCGCTGGGCTGCGGAGGCTGTGATCTGGAGCACGGAGGAGTTCGGGTTCCTCCTCCTCACCGATGCCGTGGCCACCGGCAGCAGCATCATGCCCCAGAAGCGCAACCCCGATGCCGCCGAGCTTATCCGCGGCAGGTGGGGGCGGGTGGCCGGCAACCGGGATGCGCTGCTTGGAGTGCTCAAGGGGCTGCCGCTGGGCTACCAGAGAGACCTGCAGGAGGACAAGCTCCTGGTCTTCGAGGCCACAGACGCCACCATGGAGGCCCTGGAGGCCCTGGCCGTGCTGCTGGCCGAGGCTCGCTTCCGTCCGGAGCGGATGCGGGCCGCGCTGGATGCGGGGTTTGTCACCGCCACCGAGGTCAGCGACTTCCTGGTGGGACGGGGGATTCCCTTTCGTCAGGCGCACAACCTGGCCGGGCAGGTGGTCCGTCACGCCGAGGCACAGGGCAAGACGCTGGATGACCTGACGCCGGAAGAGTGGGCGGCGCTGCTCCCGGAACTGGACGGGGCAGCGGTGGAGCAGCTGCGGCGCGCCGTCACTCCCGAAGCGGCCGTCCAGGCCAAGGACGTCCCGGGAGGGACCGCCCCGGGTCAGGTGCGCGCATCAGCCGCGCGGGCTGCGGCCGAGGTCGGACGGCTGCGGGCGTGGGCCGCGGAGGCGGAGGCGGAGGAGCAGCGGGTGCGGGAGGCGCTGCGTGCGCCCGCGTGA
- the ybeY gene encoding rRNA maturation RNase YbeY, with translation MRVLVANRQRAVPVEAAALRRAALWVMRHEGCPPGSELSVAVVDDAAMAELNRRYRRRTGPTDVLAFPQEGGGLLGDVVVSAERAAAQARRYRHALERELRLLVIHGVLHLLGHEDTSPQGARRMRRRQRALLRSLEAAERGRG, from the coding sequence GTGAGGGTCCTGGTGGCCAACCGCCAGCGGGCCGTGCCGGTGGAAGCCGCGGCCCTGCGTCGCGCCGCCCTGTGGGTAATGCGGCATGAGGGGTGTCCCCCCGGCAGTGAGCTCAGCGTGGCCGTGGTGGACGATGCGGCCATGGCGGAGCTGAACCGCCGCTACCGCCGCCGCACCGGTCCCACGGACGTCCTGGCCTTCCCCCAGGAGGGCGGCGGCCTGCTGGGCGACGTGGTGGTCTCCGCGGAGCGCGCCGCGGCACAGGCCCGGCGCTATCGCCACGCCCTGGAGCGGGAGCTGCGTCTGCTGGTTATCCACGGCGTCCTGCACCTGCTGGGCCACGAGGATACCTCGCCGCAGGGGGCGCGGAGGATGCGCCGGCGACAGCGGGCGCTGCTGCGCTCGCTGGAGGCGGCGGAGAGGGGGAGAGGATGA
- a CDS encoding argininosuccinate synthase, translating into MKAEGAVRKAVLAYSGGLDTSVIIPWLRETYGCQVVAVIADVGQGEDLEAVRQKALQSGAAAAHVVDIKEEFIREFAFAALRAGATYEGRYLLGTALARPAIARAQVAVALEVGADAVVHGCTGKGNDQVRFELAYAALAPELKVVAPWREWHLHSRQEEIAYAAAHGIPVPVTRERPYSVDRNLWHCSSEGGILEDPGVVPPADLYQYTTDPRLAPDAPEEVDVEFEEGVPTAVNGQRLGPVALVETLNRLGGRHGVGRVDMVENRLVGMKSRGVYETPGGTILQVAHHDLESITLDRDTLHFKLGVAQRYAELVYYGLWYTPLRQALDAFIASTQRTVSGTVRVRLFKGTCAPVARWSPHSLYREDLATFEAGGDYRHADAGAFIRLFGLPASVFARTNPHLVRQVRQPAGR; encoded by the coding sequence ATGAAGGCGGAGGGAGCGGTGCGCAAGGCGGTGTTGGCCTACTCGGGCGGGCTGGACACCTCGGTGATCATCCCCTGGCTACGGGAGACCTACGGCTGCCAGGTAGTGGCGGTGATCGCCGACGTGGGGCAGGGCGAGGACCTGGAGGCGGTGCGGCAAAAGGCTCTGCAGTCCGGCGCCGCCGCCGCCCACGTGGTGGATATTAAGGAGGAGTTCATCCGGGAGTTCGCCTTCGCGGCGCTGCGCGCCGGGGCGACGTACGAGGGCCGCTACCTGCTGGGGACCGCCCTGGCCCGGCCGGCTATCGCCCGGGCGCAGGTGGCGGTGGCCCTGGAGGTGGGGGCCGATGCTGTGGTGCACGGCTGCACCGGGAAGGGCAACGACCAGGTCCGCTTCGAGCTCGCCTACGCCGCGCTGGCCCCCGAGCTGAAGGTGGTGGCGCCCTGGCGGGAGTGGCACCTGCACTCCCGCCAGGAAGAGATTGCCTACGCGGCGGCGCACGGCATCCCCGTGCCGGTGACCCGGGAACGGCCCTACAGCGTCGACCGCAACCTCTGGCACTGCAGCAGCGAGGGCGGGATCCTGGAGGATCCCGGGGTGGTGCCGCCGGCGGACCTCTACCAGTACACCACCGACCCGCGGCTGGCCCCGGATGCCCCGGAGGAGGTCGATGTGGAGTTTGAGGAAGGAGTCCCCACGGCGGTGAACGGGCAGCGCCTGGGGCCGGTGGCGCTGGTGGAGACGCTGAATCGCCTGGGCGGGCGCCACGGGGTGGGCCGAGTGGACATGGTGGAGAACCGCCTGGTGGGCATGAAGAGCCGCGGGGTCTACGAGACCCCCGGAGGGACCATCCTCCAGGTGGCGCACCACGACCTGGAGTCCATCACCCTGGACCGAGACACTCTGCACTTCAAGCTGGGGGTGGCGCAGCGCTATGCCGAGCTGGTCTACTACGGGCTGTGGTACACGCCGCTGCGCCAGGCGCTGGATGCGTTCATCGCCTCCACACAGCGCACCGTGAGCGGGACGGTGCGGGTGCGACTGTTCAAGGGCACGTGCGCGCCGGTGGCCCGGTGGTCGCCCCACTCGCTGTACCGCGAGGACCTGGCCACGTTTGAGGCGGGCGGCGATTACCGGCACGCGGATGCGGGAGCGTTCATCCGTCTCTTCGGCCTGCCCGCGTCGGTCTTTGCCCGGACCAACCCCCATCTGGTGCGGCAGGTGAGGCAGCCGGCCGGCCGCTAG
- a CDS encoding HDIG domain-containing protein, with translation MALDLYQHMSLLSWVQGRLAPLFALPWVPKSLIGLVTFLTLLLIASLPYVPGRQVLRLGDVAKKDIEAPRTVDYIDQEQTAIRRRIAASRVEPVYRENPEATAAARTAVVTAFDVIARVSASSGTSEAERVARLRQQVKVLSPPLAAAALSLEPDTLAQARAVTVDVVERVMGAGVRGEHLEEAREQVRQMLRASPLSGRALAVASAVGQDALRANFVLDRVFTQTLRREAEEAVEPVRVRVLRGEIIVRRGDRITQTHLRKLEALGLLGAPLGWDIVLGMAVVIAVLLGLSGLYLRQHQPEIWQTNRYLLLWCLVVVFTVSLGRVIVSYRVNLNLIPAAVGPILLSVLLRPRLALFTAGVLSLLVGLIATGDLRTAFIAFTGGVVGVHAIRRISHRTDLIVAGMKVGAATAAAVVATGLLDRKEFYPTIISDAAFGAGNGLLVGFISIGILPYLENLFGLVTPIKLLELSNPAHPLLRRLQLEAPGTYHHSVIVGNLAEAAAEAIGADALLVRVGTYYHDVGKIRRPVFFVENQVGVDNPHERMSPSLSALTVAAHVRDGLELAREYGLPKVIADFIPEHHGTMLMAYFYHQALERGDQPEPAAYRYEGPKPQTRETAIVMLADAVEAAVRTLSRPTPDRIYEAVRRIIHERLQDGQLDECDLMFRDLEKIAQAFTRILTGIFHPRVEYPDLERDLRPRRRERVGRLR, from the coding sequence ATGGCCCTAGACTTGTACCAGCACATGAGTCTCCTCTCCTGGGTCCAGGGTCGCCTGGCCCCACTGTTTGCTCTCCCGTGGGTCCCGAAGAGCCTCATCGGGCTGGTCACCTTCCTGACCCTGCTGTTGATTGCCTCGCTGCCCTACGTACCCGGGCGGCAGGTCCTGCGTCTGGGGGATGTGGCCAAGAAGGACATCGAGGCGCCCCGCACCGTTGACTACATCGACCAGGAGCAGACGGCCATCCGCCGCCGTATTGCCGCCAGCCGGGTCGAGCCCGTCTACCGGGAGAACCCCGAGGCCACGGCGGCGGCGCGCACGGCGGTGGTGACGGCCTTCGACGTCATCGCCCGGGTGAGTGCCAGCAGCGGGACAAGTGAGGCGGAGCGGGTGGCGCGGCTGCGGCAGCAGGTGAAGGTGCTGTCTCCGCCGCTGGCCGCGGCGGCGCTTTCCCTGGAGCCGGATACTCTGGCGCAGGCCCGTGCGGTCACCGTGGACGTGGTGGAGCGGGTGATGGGGGCCGGTGTGCGCGGCGAGCACCTGGAGGAAGCCCGGGAGCAGGTGCGCCAGATGCTGCGCGCCTCGCCCCTGTCCGGCCGGGCACTGGCCGTGGCCAGCGCGGTGGGGCAGGATGCCCTGCGGGCCAACTTCGTTCTCGACCGGGTGTTCACCCAGACGCTGCGCCGTGAGGCGGAAGAGGCGGTGGAGCCGGTGCGGGTACGGGTGCTGCGTGGCGAGATCATCGTCCGCCGGGGCGACCGCATCACCCAGACACACCTGCGCAAGCTGGAGGCCCTGGGCCTGCTGGGCGCGCCCCTGGGCTGGGACATCGTCCTGGGCATGGCGGTGGTCATCGCCGTGCTCCTGGGCCTGAGCGGCCTCTACCTCCGGCAGCACCAGCCCGAGATCTGGCAGACCAACCGCTACCTGCTGCTCTGGTGTCTGGTGGTAGTCTTCACCGTCTCCCTGGGACGGGTGATCGTCTCCTACCGGGTGAACCTCAACCTGATCCCCGCCGCCGTGGGCCCCATCCTGCTCTCGGTGCTGCTGCGGCCGCGCCTGGCCCTCTTCACGGCGGGGGTGCTGAGCCTGCTGGTGGGCCTGATCGCCACTGGCGACCTGCGCACCGCCTTCATCGCCTTTACCGGCGGCGTGGTGGGGGTGCATGCCATCCGCCGCATCAGCCACCGCACCGACCTGATCGTGGCCGGAATGAAGGTGGGTGCGGCCACCGCCGCGGCCGTAGTGGCCACGGGATTGCTGGACCGCAAGGAGTTCTACCCCACCATCATCTCTGATGCCGCCTTCGGGGCGGGCAACGGCCTGCTCGTCGGCTTCATTTCCATCGGGATCCTCCCCTACCTGGAGAACCTCTTCGGGCTGGTCACGCCCATCAAGCTGCTGGAACTGTCCAACCCCGCCCACCCGCTGCTGCGCCGCCTGCAGCTGGAGGCACCGGGGACCTACCATCACAGCGTCATCGTGGGCAACCTGGCCGAGGCGGCGGCGGAGGCCATCGGCGCCGACGCGCTGCTGGTGCGTGTGGGGACCTACTACCACGACGTGGGGAAGATCCGCCGCCCGGTCTTCTTTGTGGAGAACCAGGTAGGCGTGGACAACCCCCACGAGCGCATGTCGCCCAGCCTCTCGGCGCTCACGGTGGCGGCGCACGTGCGCGACGGGCTGGAGCTGGCCCGGGAGTACGGCCTGCCCAAAGTCATCGCCGACTTCATCCCGGAGCACCACGGGACCATGTTGATGGCCTACTTCTACCACCAGGCACTGGAGCGCGGCGACCAGCCGGAGCCGGCCGCGTACCGCTACGAGGGGCCCAAGCCACAGACGCGGGAGACAGCCATCGTCATGCTGGCCGACGCCGTGGAAGCTGCGGTGCGTACCCTGAGCCGGCCTACGCCCGACCGCATCTACGAAGCGGTGCGGCGCATCATCCACGAGCGGCTGCAGGACGGGCAGCTGGACGAGTGTGACCTGATGTTCCGCGACCTGGAGAAGATCGCCCAGGCCTTCACCCGGATCCTCACCGGGATCTTTCACCCCCGGGTGGAGTATCCTGACTTGGAGCGAGACCTGCGGCCGCGGCGGCGAGAGCGCGTCGGCAGGCTTCGCTGA
- the era gene encoding GTPase Era has protein sequence MTGAAAHRSGFVALAGRPNVGKSTLLNRLVGARVAPTSPVPQTTRTVVRGILTRPDAQIVFLDTPGIHAPRHRLGEFMVEGARRALRQVDLVGWMVDAASGVDREDHLVAAALQPVRTPVVLIVNKVDAATPAQVEAAAATAAALLPPVATWRISAETGAGVADLVDGLVARLPEGPRHYPEEMLTDQPEQFLVRELIREQVIRHTRQEVPHAVAVEVEEYVERPDGTVYVRATIHVEKPSQKRILIGAAGAKLKALGTAARVQAEALLGRKVYLDLWVAVTPDWREKPALIRGFYPE, from the coding sequence GTGACGGGAGCGGCTGCCCACCGCTCAGGATTCGTAGCCCTGGCGGGGCGCCCCAATGTAGGGAAATCCACGCTGCTGAACCGTCTGGTGGGGGCCAGGGTGGCACCGACCTCCCCGGTCCCACAGACCACGCGCACCGTCGTCCGGGGCATCCTCACCCGCCCGGACGCTCAGATCGTCTTCCTGGACACCCCGGGGATCCACGCGCCGCGCCACCGCCTGGGGGAGTTCATGGTGGAGGGGGCGCGGCGGGCCCTGCGTCAGGTGGACCTGGTCGGGTGGATGGTGGACGCCGCCTCAGGGGTCGACCGGGAGGATCATCTGGTGGCCGCCGCGCTGCAGCCTGTGCGCACCCCTGTGGTGCTCATCGTAAACAAGGTGGACGCAGCCACGCCCGCACAGGTGGAAGCTGCCGCCGCTACTGCCGCGGCGCTGCTGCCGCCAGTGGCCACCTGGCGGATCTCCGCGGAGACCGGCGCCGGGGTGGCGGACCTGGTGGACGGCCTGGTGGCCCGGCTTCCCGAGGGGCCGCGCCACTACCCCGAGGAGATGCTCACCGACCAGCCGGAGCAGTTCCTGGTGCGGGAGCTGATCCGCGAGCAGGTGATCCGACACACACGGCAGGAGGTGCCGCACGCGGTGGCGGTGGAGGTGGAGGAGTACGTGGAGCGGCCCGACGGCACCGTCTACGTCCGCGCCACCATCCACGTGGAGAAACCCTCCCAGAAGAGGATCCTCATCGGCGCCGCCGGGGCGAAGCTGAAGGCGCTGGGTACCGCGGCCCGGGTGCAGGCGGAGGCGCTGCTGGGCCGCAAGGTCTACCTGGACCTGTGGGTGGCGGTGACCCCCGACTGGCGGGAGAAGCCTGCCCTGATCCGTGGCTTCTATCCGGAATGA
- a CDS encoding DUF502 domain-containing protein, with amino-acid sequence MRARLQRYLFTGLLVVMPLAVTYLVLRWLFTTLDNILQPLLAPFFGHIPGLGVATGVAVILVAGAVASRTIGQRLIGFLEGVLLRVPVARKIYGTAKQLSDRILRADENGARGAFKRVVLVEWPRPGLYALGFVTGGTAEGGPAELLHVFIPGSPNPTAGFTVITTPQEVQPLNLTVEEALQFVIAYGIAPTPAATSRLLAASATRPLVERVP; translated from the coding sequence ATGCGCGCCCGACTGCAGAGGTACCTGTTCACCGGCCTGCTGGTGGTCATGCCGCTGGCGGTCACTTACCTGGTCCTACGGTGGCTGTTCACCACCCTGGACAACATCCTGCAGCCGTTGCTTGCGCCGTTCTTCGGGCACATTCCCGGGCTGGGCGTGGCCACCGGCGTGGCTGTGATCCTGGTGGCGGGGGCGGTGGCCAGCCGGACCATCGGCCAGCGCCTCATTGGTTTCCTGGAGGGGGTGCTGCTGCGTGTACCTGTGGCCCGGAAGATCTACGGCACCGCCAAGCAGCTCAGCGACCGCATCCTCCGCGCGGACGAGAACGGCGCCCGCGGCGCTTTCAAGCGAGTGGTGCTGGTGGAGTGGCCGCGGCCCGGTCTCTACGCCCTGGGCTTCGTCACCGGGGGCACGGCGGAGGGCGGTCCGGCGGAGCTGCTGCACGTCTTTATTCCCGGCTCCCCCAACCCCACCGCCGGCTTTACGGTAATCACCACGCCCCAGGAGGTGCAGCCGCTGAACCTCACGGTGGAGGAGGCGCTGCAGTTCGTCATCGCCTACGGCATCGCCCCGACGCCCGCGGCGACATCCCGCCTGCTGGCGGCGTCAGCCACCCGACCCCTGGTGGAACGGGTACCCTGA
- a CDS encoding cytidine deaminase yields the protein MAAARRARRRAYAPYSQYPVGAAVLAADGTVFAGANIENASYGLSICAERVAIFTAAAAGRRRLRAVAVVTGSPEPAAPCGACRQVMVEFGVQTVYLAGPRGPFREWRLPDLLPEAFSAEALLPKPSR from the coding sequence GTGGCAGCGGCCCGCCGGGCCCGGCGCCGTGCCTACGCCCCCTACTCGCAGTACCCCGTGGGCGCCGCCGTGCTGGCGGCGGACGGGACGGTCTTTGCTGGGGCCAACATCGAGAACGCTTCCTACGGCCTCTCCATTTGCGCGGAGCGCGTGGCCATCTTCACCGCTGCCGCGGCGGGCCGCCGCCGCCTGCGGGCAGTGGCCGTGGTCACCGGGAGCCCAGAGCCCGCCGCCCCCTGTGGGGCCTGCCGCCAGGTGATGGTGGAGTTCGGGGTCCAGACCGTCTACCTGGCCGGACCCCGGGGACCCTTCCGCGAATGGCGCCTTCCCGACCTGCTGCCTGAAGCCTTCAGCGCAGAAGCTCTCCTGCCCAAACCGTCTCGGTGA
- a CDS encoding glycerol-3-phosphate acyltransferase — MSTSIAAVLLPVGGYLSGSILPAHILARRRGVDFRALGKNPGTAETFRTFGFRPALLVYLLDVAKALLPLVAAKLLRVPGWSLLLTAAAAVAGHNWSVYYRFWGGKGLATASGVLLFLVPLYFSIALLPALLAWRRTGWVPASGVVGFPIIIVLTWLAETDLIFRTAAILLPLVILVRVRRDIIANWPFRPAGRDASR; from the coding sequence ATGTCCACATCCATCGCTGCAGTGCTCCTCCCCGTCGGGGGCTATCTCTCGGGGTCGATTCTCCCGGCCCACATCCTGGCGCGGCGGCGCGGGGTGGACTTCCGCGCGCTGGGCAAGAACCCCGGCACAGCTGAGACCTTTCGTACCTTCGGCTTCCGGCCGGCGTTGCTGGTCTACCTGCTGGACGTGGCCAAGGCGCTGCTGCCCCTGGTGGCGGCCAAGCTGCTGCGGGTGCCCGGGTGGTCACTGCTCCTGACAGCGGCGGCCGCCGTCGCCGGGCACAACTGGTCAGTATACTACCGGTTCTGGGGAGGGAAGGGCCTGGCCACCGCCTCCGGGGTCCTCCTCTTCCTGGTCCCCCTGTACTTCTCCATCGCCCTGCTTCCGGCGCTGCTGGCCTGGCGGCGCACCGGGTGGGTACCGGCCAGCGGTGTGGTGGGATTCCCCATCATCATCGTCCTGACGTGGCTGGCGGAAACAGACCTGATCTTCCGCACGGCGGCCATCCTGCTGCCGCTGGTGATCCTGGTGCGGGTACGCCGGGACATCATCGCCAACTGGCCGTTCCGCCCGGCCGGCAGGGACGCTTCGCGCTGA
- a CDS encoding diacylglycerol kinase, whose amino-acid sequence MNRTLRESFRQAFAGLAFALRTQRNLRIHGVATALVLGVIAVFRLGPLEAAVLLLAVAAVVGAELVNTAVEVLVDRVVGLEHDPAAKTAKDVAAAGVMVVAAGAALAGAAVLLPRVR is encoded by the coding sequence ATGAACCGCACCCTACGAGAGAGCTTCCGCCAGGCGTTTGCCGGTCTGGCCTTCGCCTTGCGGACCCAGCGCAACCTGCGCATCCACGGGGTGGCCACGGCGTTGGTCCTGGGGGTGATCGCGGTCTTCCGCCTGGGCCCCCTGGAAGCGGCCGTTCTCCTGCTGGCCGTCGCTGCCGTGGTGGGCGCGGAGCTGGTCAACACTGCGGTGGAGGTGCTTGTCGACCGAGTGGTGGGGTTGGAGCACGATCCTGCCGCCAAAACGGCCAAGGACGTCGCCGCCGCGGGGGTAATGGTGGTGGCGGCGGGCGCCGCCCTGGCCGGCGCTGCCGTCTTGCTGCCCAGGGTGCGCTGA
- a CDS encoding hemolysin family protein: MDASSSPLVYVLLGLLLLLSAVFSAAETAFFGANRLRLQQRADAGEGAARAARGLLDQPARVLTTLLVADNIANVGAAVLAAVLFVQRFGPHRAALYAFLVMSALLLVVGEIIPKTVAARHADALAVVLARPLLLLSRLLSPLIRLLSLTSSVMVRPLGGRVNVNAPMVTEEEIRMLVQMGEQEGVIEQEERKMIHSIFEFGDTVAREVMVPRIDMVALDDGATVGEAAQLILQTGHSRLPVFHGSVDNIVGVVNVKDLLRPLTAGQLSAPVTELLRPAYYIPESKRLDELFREMQRRKVPLAIVVDEYGGTSGLVTVEDLLEEIVGPIMDEHDVEERLVEVINDQVALVAGRASIEEVNDQLHLALPAGEVDTVGGFVYSLLGHVPEPGERISYDGLEIVVEQVEGQRIGKVKITRPVRAAS; this comes from the coding sequence TTGGACGCATCAAGTAGTCCGCTGGTCTACGTCCTGCTCGGTCTGCTGTTGCTCCTCTCCGCTGTCTTCTCCGCTGCCGAGACCGCCTTCTTTGGCGCCAACCGCCTGCGGCTGCAGCAGCGGGCAGACGCCGGGGAGGGGGCGGCGCGGGCGGCTCGCGGGCTGCTGGACCAGCCGGCCCGCGTGCTCACCACCTTGCTGGTGGCGGACAATATCGCCAACGTGGGGGCTGCGGTGCTGGCGGCCGTGCTCTTCGTGCAGCGTTTCGGCCCTCACCGTGCCGCCCTCTACGCCTTCCTGGTGATGAGCGCCCTGCTCCTGGTGGTTGGGGAGATCATCCCCAAGACCGTCGCCGCCCGCCACGCCGATGCCCTGGCGGTGGTGCTGGCCCGCCCGCTTCTTCTGCTCTCCCGCCTCCTCTCGCCGCTGATCCGGCTGCTCTCGCTGACCAGCAGCGTGATGGTGCGTCCCCTGGGCGGTCGGGTGAACGTGAACGCTCCCATGGTCACCGAAGAGGAGATCCGCATGCTGGTGCAGATGGGAGAGCAGGAGGGGGTGATTGAGCAGGAGGAGCGGAAGATGATCCACTCCATCTTCGAGTTTGGCGACACGGTGGCCCGCGAGGTGATGGTGCCGCGTATCGACATGGTGGCCCTGGACGATGGAGCCACGGTGGGCGAGGCGGCGCAGCTCATCCTGCAGACCGGGCACTCTCGCCTCCCCGTCTTCCACGGCTCGGTGGACAACATCGTCGGGGTGGTCAACGTGAAGGACCTCCTCCGCCCCCTGACCGCGGGGCAGCTGTCCGCGCCGGTGACCGAGCTGCTGCGCCCCGCCTACTACATCCCCGAGAGCAAGCGGTTGGACGAGCTCTTCCGGGAGATGCAGCGGCGCAAGGTTCCCCTGGCCATCGTGGTGGACGAGTACGGCGGCACCTCTGGACTGGTCACCGTAGAGGATCTGCTGGAGGAGATCGTCGGGCCCATCATGGACGAGCACGACGTGGAGGAGCGGCTGGTCGAGGTGATCAACGACCAGGTGGCCCTGGTGGCGGGACGGGCCTCCATCGAGGAGGTGAACGACCAGCTTCACCTGGCGCTGCCGGCCGGAGAGGTGGACACCGTGGGGGGATTTGTCTACAGCCTCCTGGGGCACGTCCCTGAGCCGGGCGAGCGCATCTCCTACGACGGCCTGGAAATCGTGGTGGAACAGGTGGAAGGGCAGCGCATCGGCAAGGTGAAGATCACCCGTCCCGTCCGCGCCGCCTCCTGA
- the argR gene encoding arginine repressor produces MRPRERRILQVVTARPIHTQAELVRALRAAGLRVSQATVSRDIKRLGLVKVPTQDGRARYLPPAEALRMAPDAERRLTRAFQEYAVGVDEGSGLILVKTTTGTANAVAEAIDEVRWPEVAGTVAGDNTILVVPRTPRARLALRRRLQNLLP; encoded by the coding sequence GTGCGCCCGCGTGAGCGCCGGATCCTGCAGGTGGTTACCGCTCGGCCCATCCACACCCAGGCGGAGCTGGTGCGGGCGCTGCGGGCGGCGGGGCTGCGGGTGAGCCAGGCCACAGTCTCCCGCGACATCAAGCGCCTGGGGCTGGTGAAGGTGCCCACCCAGGACGGACGGGCGCGCTACCTGCCGCCGGCGGAGGCCCTGCGCATGGCCCCTGACGCGGAGCGCCGCCTGACTAGGGCATTCCAGGAGTACGCGGTGGGTGTCGATGAGGGCAGCGGCCTGATCCTGGTGAAGACCACCACCGGGACGGCCAACGCCGTCGCGGAGGCCATTGACGAGGTCCGCTGGCCCGAGGTCGCCGGCACAGTGGCCGGCGACAACACCATCCTGGTGGTGCCGCGCACACCGCGGGCCCGCCTGGCTCTGCGCCGCCGCCTGCAGAATCTGCTTCCTTAG